Proteins from one Candidatus Thermoplasmatota archaeon genomic window:
- the pyrE gene encoding orotate phosphoribosyltransferase — protein MLKEMLKECGAIKFGKFKLTSGKESNYYIDIKAASLNPKILSKLAKELTGKLSGKEEKIACIELGAVPIATAVALKAKIPFVILRKELREHGTSKQIEGELKEGEYVVVIEDVATTGNSILKVVNAVRERGAIVKRAIVVVDREEGAESLLKENDIELISLIKVSELMK, from the coding sequence CTGAAAGAAATGCTTAAAGAGTGTGGAGCAATAAAATTTGGCAAGTTCAAACTCACCTCAGGAAAAGAAAGCAATTACTATATAGACATAAAAGCTGCATCGCTTAACCCTAAAATACTTAGCAAGCTCGCGAAAGAGCTTACCGGAAAGCTTAGCGGTAAAGAGGAGAAAATTGCGTGTATAGAGTTAGGCGCTGTGCCTATTGCTACAGCAGTTGCACTTAAAGCAAAAATTCCTTTTGTTATTTTAAGGAAGGAGTTACGAGAGCACGGCACAAGCAAGCAAATTGAAGGAGAACTCAAGGAAGGAGAGTATGTGGTTGTAATAGAAGACGTAGCTACCACTGGCAATTCTATTCTTAAAGTTGTAAATGCAGTTAGAGAGAGAGGCGCAATCGTTAAGAGAGCAATTGTAGTGGTTGATAGAGAAGAAGGTGCTGAGAGTTTATTGAAAGAAAATGATATTGAGTTAATTTCTTTGATTAAGGTAAGTGAGCTGATGA